The Melanotaenia boesemani isolate fMelBoe1 chromosome 3, fMelBoe1.pri, whole genome shotgun sequence genome contains the following window.
TTTTCTCCACAGTTCTgtcaaaaatgataaaaaaaaaaatataaatatatatatataatatatacattaaaattatttgaatgcaaaacatttaatccaATTGCAGAAGGGTATAATGTTTTATCGTTCCTTTAATCATTTTGTAGCATTTACTGTCACACAAACTTTGGCAGGAACAAAgcatttacattaaatacacAAAGCTTACAGTCCAGAAATATTAGCtttgaaaatatcaaaatttgtataaaaaatattaagtcTTTTAATGCCGTTATGCTCAGATATATCCAATGATGTCATTGCATATGATGGGTTGTCGGCTGCCTGTCTTCATGAGAGCAGTAAACTGGTAGAAGTCCGTGTCCAGCTGATGCAGTCCTGTGTGAGACTGGTGGAAGAAAGGTTTGAGAGACTCCAGTCCCACTGGACAGGACATCCGCTGAGGAGCTTCTGCAGGTCTGGATCTTGTGGACCCCACCGACTTTGGCctcatttcaacatttttagaCATCCCTGCCAGCTTCCGGCGCATGTTACCCAAGATGTCTTTTGCAAGACGCCGGCCTGCACTAGGCTTTAGTTCTGCTTGCTCAGGACAGTCTGGTAGGTCCATCCAATTCTTTATTAGATCAGCAAAACTATTGTCCCCCAGAACCAGGGGTTGTCTGTTCCTGCTGCGGCTCAGGAGCAGTGTGGTCCAGTCCTCTGCATCACTGGCTTCAAAAGAAGTCCAGCACTCCAGGCAAGCATCAGATGTTGATTTGGGCCTGATGCGACCGGAGGAGCCTCTGTTAGTACGAACACAAGCAGATGAGGAGACGCGGACATTTCTGGTTCGTCTCAGCACCACACCTTCATCCTGCCAGGAAGCCTCTGAATAACCTGAGTCAAAGTCCACACTCTTCTCACTGCTGGGGGAGCCTTGTGCCAGCCGTTCATGctcctgctgctcttcctcttcttccagcGGGCTGGCCAGGCAGCAGGCAGAGTCATATGTGCTGGCTTCACTGGCATCAGAAACACGGAGACGGGTGAGCCGTTCCTGCATAGCTCTCTGTTTGTAGAGCCGTGTGACAGCAAAAGACTGGATACATGGCTCGCTCAGTGGCCTCGGTCTGCTTATCTGCTTCAAGTCCTGCAAGGACCTCATCATGGAGTGCATTTGGCCCCGGAGACAGTTAGTAGAATCTCCTAAACACAGCTGGACAATGAGAAAGAGACAAACTCTTAATAAATGTGCTGCAGAATTTAAAATAAGCCCACTTAAAATCCCTTACTCCACAAGATTGTGTTACAGCAGACTACAGGACTCTAAGACTGCTTTCCAAAATATCGTGATCTGGCCAGCTGTGAGGCAACAACAGTTTCTTGAGTTATTTGGGCCAATGACATTTTTACCAGCTGAGATCACTCAGTTCTACAGCCTTAAAACAATTCCTGAAAAACCTCAGAGTAACTTTATGGAGACCATCCCAAGCAGTATGAGCCCAGAAAATGAAGCATTCAGAATTCCCAGCACAGGATGCATATTTCTAACTGGGAAAATTCTCCCTGCCTCCTTAAGTTGGAGGGGAAGTTTGAACAAAGTAAGAGCTGAATCTGGAGTCCACTGAAAAGGCCCACATATCCTCTCTGGACCCCTCTACATTACAGGATGTTGACTGGAGTATATTATAAAGCAGGAAATGACAGCAACATTTTGGAATTACCCAGAGATATTCTTATCATGAATCATAGAATCTCCCAGCTTtcagatgaataaaaaaaaaaagctataaaatTCACCTCCCCCATGATCTTCAcaaaaattcattaaaatgcaGTCGCTAAGCTTTCCTGTACCAGAAAGTAGCGGAATTATTGTCAGTGTAATCAGTAaccttttaaattgtttttttttttttctctcatagagtttttttttttttcttcttttccaagTTTTTACTAAATTTACCTTGCTGAGTCCCTATCCTGCCAGTATTTGGCTTGGAGTAGTCAGGAAACCACAGTACCATGATGTTATCACAGCTGTGGGTGCTGAACCATTTGGCCCCTAGAGAGACTTATCAGACACCCACAGAGAGACCCTATAGTGAGAATGCCACTTTAAAAATGCACTATTCTTCTTGGCTGCTTTCACACAATGGACACAAGTGATTCacacagttttatgcatttaGAGGATTTGAAGATTTAAAGACTTTAGTGTTACATGAATCGTCCAAGGAAAATTTGATAACATTTGTGCAAATGTTGCAGCGTGTTTTGCAAATAAACACGTTATTTTGCTAAGGCAAGCAGGCTTTTTTCAATCAACACATATAACCAacataatgagaaaaaaaaataaacttaccaTTTCTTGTATTAACGAGTTTGCAGTGAAGTTCAAAACCTCCGTTTAATTTCTGAGAACAAATGGAAATTGAACCATACTACATATATTTAACTATTAGTCCTCCTGAAATATAGAGTTTAAGTCTAATAATAGCTACACACCTCTGCAGGCAGTTTAAAATTAAGTGCAGCGCAGTCAGCACGTCCACGTGCACCAGCTGATCAGAGGCGATATGTTGCTCTGCGTCCCCTCTTCTGATCCACATGAAGGTTTGTCAGCGGACTTTGACAATCTTGAGTTTTCTGCCGCAGCAAATCAGCGCAGCGCATCAAAagaacagccaatcagatgtcGCCTGAAACAGGAGCTCTCCCAGAGTCATTTCAGTAAGTCCCTACTGTGTGTAAATTTCACCATGCAAGACTGCTGGACTCCACATCTGGGTCtgggagattaaacttttaatctcttatattttgtcatttaatcATGTAATATCAGTTCGATTAACcggaaaaaaatcataataataacgATGACTGTAGtgaatatgtatttatatttttgagaCGTTTCAAAAAATGATACCCCAAGCGTCTCATTGAATATACATGCTTTATATTTAAAGTACAAAAAGCTTGGGATCAGTTTGTTCAACTTTACCGGGTGGggggaaagtaaaaaaaaaaaaaaattaaaaaaacttaatCAAGCTTTATAGAATGGGATTATTCTCACTTTCTCACTAAAGGCTATTATCTTTGAATAATGAACTGTATTTGAACCTTTGGTCCCTCACATTTTACAGTAAATCTAGTCGAATGATTCAGAATGGATCAGTGTCTTTCAAAATATGGGGTTAACTTACTCATAGGCTTTGTTGTCAAAGTTGTCAAATGATGGGAGTACAATGAACTGCACGGAAACACCAGTTTACTGAAATCTACGTAGCGCCACCTTGTGGATCTGGTTGTTTCACATCCTGTTGATGTAAACTATTAGTTAAGAATTCTTTCTGGGCCTTTTTGAGTTGCAAACACACCATTGGGCTGAAATAATGTCTTCATTAAAATGAGAATAAGCCATTCATGCTCCTCTCACATCTTGGTAAGCTAACAGTACTGTGTTATAATTCAGCTAAGTGGTGACAGTTTGTTTCAGTCTACTTCAATTACTCTGTTCATCACTAACAAAGATAAAGATGTTATGTGAACGTGCAGATACTTTAAATCAGAAGAATTGTTGCTAAAACACATggttttatgattattattaacaaCTGATGTGAATATATGACTATGTTTAAAATGGGACAGCTGAGCTACagggaaaacaaatatttgaaaatagTACACAATGGCAGGAAGGTATATTGCATCATACTTTTACCTGTTGCCTTAATTGTATGTTTTCTAATACATTATACATTTCTTCATTCTTATTGTGaatttgtgttaatttttaGTCCATATTTCTAATTTACAAATGGAAATCCCCAGCGGACTACTTTCTCAGAGTTCCCACTTTTCTTtatcttcctcttttctttttcttttaattattattaaagcaTTTCTCCAGATCGTTCCTCTCAACACATTACACTTTAGACAAAGTGACcaaacttttatttacatttaacatgtGAATGacctttatttttaacattaatgaaCAACTATCATAACTTTTGTCATGGTGTTGTGGTGCATCTTTAATCAGGGTTTATGCAAACTTAGGTGAAAGAGAAATAGCCCTAAATCACACTATGTAGATAGCATGTCTCTAAAGAACAAGTGTAAACAGATATCAAGGCACAAACATATGTAAAAAGACTTGGAATGAAAAGACCGTACAGAATAATCCATGTTAGGAACAGACATCACCACTTAAAAAGCTTGCAGATATCTTAAAAGTGACACAtagctatttctttttctttgtttttctttattttttttttaagaagttacTTAAGGAATGTTATTAGTTTGTTAGGGATACAGGCTAATCTATGGACAGTCATGCAGAACAATGCACTACAATACAAGAGTGAATATTGATTGTGTGTAAACAttgtacaaaaaacattttccctTCATCTAATGCCATTCTCCATGCGTGTTGGTTTTCTTCTAAAAATAAGCTCTGTGCAGTCAAATAGGTCatcaaatgaattaaaataagctcataagattttttttttataaaaagtcTTTTCTTTGTCAACTGTCTTCTTCTTAAACTTCCAAAGCAAAAAggcaaaaaagtaaaatgaaaaccaTAATAACTCAACTAAGAAACCTGAATGGAAATTAATAAACTGAGCAAATCAAACAATCAAATGAACAGTTCTTAGACTGGTCCATGAAAAcctattaataattaaatatcttTCCATTTGCACTGTGCTGTGATGAGATGAAGGGTTCTAATTACAAAATGTTTTGCTCTTCTGACAATTGTTTTCAACTAAAGCTACACGGCTGATGAGTTAAACTGTCATGTTACAGATCTGATCACAATGCCTTGATTTTTGAATGATTGCTCTTATCAAATTAGAGTCATTTGTCCAATATATGTATGCAGATGCTCAGCATTAACAGAATAAGAACCCCTACAAAGAGCagtaagaaaaatatatatatatataaagtaatgATAACAGGTGTGACAGAGAAAGTGATGATTGCAAATCAGTGATTTCAGGGTTCTGTCAGGTTCCTCCTCCAGTAATCAAGTCTGTCATGGTTTTCATTATGAAAAGCAGTAATCATCACATGGCTATTGCAGTCTCTCATGCAGTCTGTGTGCAATGGGCATcatcctgcagaaaaaaaaagattacaacATGTTTATTGGTCTAGGTCACTACAAAAAGTCTTAAAGTTTATTAACAGATCTGAAGGGAATTTTACTTGCTATTATTGGACGCCTGTGAATTAATTTAGTATTTAAGTTTTCAATGCTTCAAGGTGTGTTCAGTTCTTGGAAATGTATGGTTATGAATGTTGTCAAAGTAATTGCATCTTACTTTGTATTaaccataaaacaaacaaacaaacaacaaaaaacaataataatgaattaatgaatgaaacatttattaaacaaaacaccataccattttatttctaaagcctGTTAACATAACTGCTGACAAAAGTGTGCTAAGCACAAAAACCGCACAAATAAAGAATAAGCtagataaaaatgcaaataagacCATAAATGACCATATAGGAGCTATgagtaatttaaaataacacaagtaCATACAAAAGGTAAAAGACACAGATGACAACTCATACTTGCTTGaaagccaaagagaaaaagtgtgtttttaaaaaagacttaaaaacaacaagagaAGGAGCTTGTCTGACCTGCAGTGGGAGCTCATTCCATATTTTAGGAGCTAAAACGGAAAAGGCTCTGTCTCCCTaggatttataaaatgttttgtagaCAGTTAAAAGCATCTGGTCAGCTGATCTAAGAGCATGTAATGGCATGTATGGGTGACCATTAAGAGacttgaaaacaaataaaagaatctcaAAATGGATCTGTAGAtgaacaggaagccagtgaagggaAGCTGAAACTGGAGTTATTTGCTCTCATTTGCCTGTACCAGTTACAAAtcgcacatatatatatacatcccAACAGTTGCTCCCTACTCACCATGTCATTCCCATATCCTACCTTTAGAAAAGACCACAGTCTTTCAGGTTGTTCTTAATAATAACATCAGTGACTGCATCAAAGACAAACTGCACGTTCTTGGTGTCAGTGGCACAGGTGAAGTGGGTGTAGATCTCCTTGGTGTCCTTTTTCTTGTTCAGATCTTCAAACTGGGTCTGGATATAGCTGGCAGCTTCATCAAACTTGTTGGCCCCtgggaagaaagagaaaagaaaaagcagatgaGCAAGTAATTTATTCTCAAAGAGGCGACAAGTTTCTGCATAAGTTTCTGCAGATGCTGAATGTTGTTTTCTCAACTGCAGATTTGCTCCATTGTGTACCTGCGTATTCAGGGAAGCAGATGGTGAGGGGGCTGCGGGTAATCTTCTCCTCAAAGAGGTCTTTCTTGTTAAGGAAGAGGATGATGGAGGTTTCAGTGAACCATTTGTTGTTGCAGATGGAGTCAAAAAGCTTCATGCTCTCGTGCATTCGGTTCTAAAGTGAAGGAAAACCATTCATTATGGCTGATGGCTTTGACTTAAGGACATCCAATGCCTGAGAACTGCCACAAGGGGACAATGTTGTTTCATGTTATATTTGAAATATGAGAATAATCACAGCAGAGGAGGCCTTTCAAACACTTACAAGTAGTTTATTTAGCCATAACAGGTTCTTCGGCATttcatgtgtttctgtgcattACAACTTAAACTACCCCATGCTAAAAAGGAGACTAAGAGCAAATTTATCAAGCTTGTAAAGTGACATCTTTAAACAGATTAACCCA
Protein-coding sequences here:
- the inka1b gene encoding PAK4-inhibitor inka2, coding for MLCLGDSTNCLRGQMHSMMRSLQDLKQISRPRPLSEPCIQSFAVTRLYKQRAMQERLTRLRVSDASEASTYDSACCLASPLEEEEEQQEHERLAQGSPSSEKSVDFDSGYSEASWQDEGVVLRRTRNVRVSSSACVRTNRGSSGRIRPKSTSDACLECWTSFEASDAEDWTTLLLSRSRNRQPLVLGDNSFADLIKNWMDLPDCPEQAELKPSAGRRLAKDILGNMRRKLAGMSKNVEMRPKSVGSTRSRPAEAPQRMSCPVGLESLKPFFHQSHTGLHQLDTDFYQFTALMKTGSRQPIICNDIIGYI